GGCTGCTAGCGCCATGCTGCAAAGACTCCTTCATGGGAGCAAACAGCTAAATCACAGATAGCTTCACAGTAAAATCTACATTCACAATACTAATAGGTTTCTAGTGTTAACAAATTATACACAATTATAAGCTCTTAAAATGCAACATACTTATCAAGCAGTTGCAGATAATGAAACATTATCAGCTATCAATAATTTGTTGGCACTTTCACTTTTTGTATATAAAATTTCCAATACACTGTACCACAGTTATGTGTCTAAACAGTGAGAATGTTAATGGAGTAATGACTGTTCTACTGGCCAGGCGATGGGATCAGTAGTGATTTCAGTGCTTAAAAACAAATGTACAAACCTCTGTTAGAGGTGGGACTCCATGTGAGAACTTTTGTTGAACTTACAAATGGTGAAGAATGGGCCATGGCCAGCATGCAGCATTATTTCCATTGTCTAGTTCAGATGGAGAACAGGTGCTTTTATTGATCTGTAAACTTACCAATATAATTTTCCACAGTTTTAacctttttaaatattttacagtgcTTTTATGCAACTATATTGCTTTTTgatcattttaaattttaaaacttattttcaaaatattgtttCCTACTTCACTGTGCCCTAAGCAGGAAGTAAGACTGACATGACAGTGCTTTGGCCTCACTCCATTTTAGGTCACTGACCCCACCATACCCAACCTAACAGTAGTTAATTTAGTGTTATCTAGAACTAATACTGAAAACTATACGCATATCCCTGTCTACATTCAATCATTAAACTACAATAATGCTGGTAAAATGGCAGGCTTAAATCTTACACTAGAAACACCTCTGACAAATATACACAAGCAAGGTATAGAGAACAAAACAGATCAAGAAAAAATTCTCTCTATGAAACATCTGGTAAAACACATTATATTTACATATACACATTGTCAACATATTCGCATTCATTTgcataattatatattaataacAGAAAAACTTCACTTCTGCAAAGTACAGTACATCCTTCTTGAAAATAGGGTAAGGAGGGGTTAAAACAATCTCATGTTTAACAGGGGCTCTCAACCCACCTTCTGTGGATTGGCAGCCCGAACTCCTTGCTCATATGTGATCCGTTGTGTAATTAAATACTGTGCGGCCTGGGTTGCAGCTGGTGTTCCAGTAATGGTTACCTTGCGATTTCTTGTGCCAGGTACGAATTCTCCCTTTTTAGAGATCTGTATCCTTGCACCAGTCAACTCCTGGTATTCAACTaatgttttccctccttttccaagTATTGCACCAACTAAGTTTTCTGGCACTGCTATTTCAACTACATCCTTTGATCCATCTGTGGATTTTTCTGTTCCTAGGATGGCACTGGCAGCTAGGGGAGAAGCAGCTCCAAAATATCCATTGGttgcagcagtagcagcagccaGGCTACCTAATGCAAATGTCCCCGCCGTacctccagcagtgctgccactgGCTGAGGCTTCACTCGCATAGGTGGCCAACAaattggctgctgctgctgctgggttggcactggcagctgctgcagccaaagcCCCTGTAGCTGCTGCCTGACTTAGGCCTAAACCTAATGTATTGAGATTATATCCATAGCTGGCTAATGTATTAAGTGCAGAGGTGATGGCCACCAGGTCATTGCCTGTAAAGCCAGATAAAACTGCTGGAAAGGCTGCCACTCCAGCAAGGTTAGCATGTCCTAAtagccctgcagcagctgcagcagttggTAACACTTCAGCAGTGTTTGCATAAGGAGATCCGGTTGGATTGGAATTGGCCACTGGACCTGTGACATTGGCATAACTGATATTGAGACAGCTGCCACTCTGTGGATCCTCTTGTATCTTCTGGATGATAAGTTCAACAGCTTTTCGGTTTTGTTCAGGTTCTCCACTCACAGTGACAACCCTCTCTTGCAAGTTGATCCCATCAGGTTTCTGGGAAAGCTGTACCCAAGCCCCTGACTGCTCCATTATAGCCTTCACTGTAGCACCTCCCTTCCCTATTATCAGACCTGCTGTGCTGTTGGGAACTATAATCTTTAcctgtaattgaaaaaaatatatataaataatactTCTGCTTTGTGCATAAACACTATAATATTTTTGCTACCCtataaaaggaaggaaaagaatgaaGCAAGTTAGTTaccatgtttttaaaagaaagggttaaaaaaattaaaaagaaaaacagctcaTCATGCTTTTTAATGCTCTGCATGTTTCAAATATATATTAAGAAGAATTAAAGGTAaattaacaggaaaataatttttat
This region of Motacilla alba alba isolate MOTALB_02 chromosome 5, Motacilla_alba_V1.0_pri, whole genome shotgun sequence genomic DNA includes:
- the NOVA1 gene encoding RNA-binding protein Nova-1 isoform X1, which produces MMAAAPIQQNGTHTGVPIDLDPPDSRKRPLEAPPEAGSTKRTNTGEDGQYFLKVLIPSYAAGSIIGKGGQTIVQLQKETGATIKLSKSKDFYPGTTERVCLIQGTVEALNAVHGFIAEKIREMPQNVAKTEPVSILQPQTTVNPDRIKQTLPSSPTTTKSSPSDPMTTSRANQVKIIVPNSTAGLIIGKGGATVKAIMEQSGAWVQLSQKPDGINLQERVVTVSGEPEQNRKAVELIIQKIQEDPQSGSCLNISYANVTGPVANSNPTGSPYANTAEVLPTAAAAAGLLGHANLAGVAAFPAVLSGFTGNDLVAITSALNTLASYGYNLNTLGLGLSQAAATGALAAAAASANPAAAAANLLATYASEASASGSTAGGTAGTFALGSLAAATAATNGYFGAASPLAASAILGTEKSTDGSKDVVEIAVPENLVGAILGKGGKTLVEYQELTGARIQISKKGEFVPGTRNRKVTITGTPAATQAAQYLITQRITYEQGVRAANPQKVG
- the NOVA1 gene encoding RNA-binding protein Nova-1 isoform X3; the protein is MPQNVAKTEPVSILQPQTTVNPDRIKQTLPSSPTTTKSSPSDPMTTSRANQVKIIVPNSTAGLIIGKGGATVKAIMEQSGAWVQLSQKPDGINLQERVVTVSGEPEQNRKAVELIIQKIQEDPQSGSCLNISYANVTGPVANSNPTGSPYANTAEVLPTAAAAAGLLGHANLAGVAAFPAVLSGFTGNDLVAITSALNTLASYGYNLNTLGLGLSQAAATGALAAAAASANPAAAAANLLATYASEASASGSTAGGTAGTFALGSLAAATAATNGYFGAASPLAASAILGTEKSTDGSKDVVEIAVPENLVGAILGKGGKTLVEYQELTGARIQISKKGEFVPGTRNRKVTITGTPAATQAAQYLITQRITYEQGVRAANPQKVG
- the NOVA1 gene encoding RNA-binding protein Nova-1 isoform X2 encodes the protein MMAAAPIQQNGTHTGVPIDLDPPDSRKRPLEAPPEAGSTKRTNTGEDGQYFLKVLIPSYAAGSIIGKGGQTIVQLQKETGATIKLSKSKDFYPGTTERVCLIQGTVEALNAVHGFIAEKIREMPQNVAKTEPVSILQPQTTVNPDRIKQVKIIVPNSTAGLIIGKGGATVKAIMEQSGAWVQLSQKPDGINLQERVVTVSGEPEQNRKAVELIIQKIQEDPQSGSCLNISYANVTGPVANSNPTGSPYANTAEVLPTAAAAAGLLGHANLAGVAAFPAVLSGFTGNDLVAITSALNTLASYGYNLNTLGLGLSQAAATGALAAAAASANPAAAAANLLATYASEASASGSTAGGTAGTFALGSLAAATAATNGYFGAASPLAASAILGTEKSTDGSKDVVEIAVPENLVGAILGKGGKTLVEYQELTGARIQISKKGEFVPGTRNRKVTITGTPAATQAAQYLITQRITYEQGVRAANPQKVG